From the Natrarchaeobaculum aegyptiacum genome, one window contains:
- a CDS encoding MATE family efflux transporter — protein sequence MPSGDASTSSDLTQGSLLRPMFVLAWPLVAIQLLQVAYNVGDTFWLGALSPEAVGAVSLAFPLLFLLIAVGGGFTTAGAILVAQHIGADTGKTGLVAGQTLSFVGLIAVVLGIVGYFATDPMLAALPTDPETADVIIPLAADYLRVLFLGLPFVFGFYVFVALMRGYGTTRVPMWVMFGSVVLNIVIDPLFIFGVGPFPRLEVTGAAVATVISRGLATVVGVGLLYFTDVGPDVQFPHLRPRLEWVREILRIGTPTALEQSMTALAMVAMIAIVVTFPPAVVAAYGLGSRLISLAFLPAMGVGQSMDAIVGQNLGAERPDRAEKATWIGASVVGSIMAVVGAIAFAFPEPFVAVFLTAEEAGRAATIAHGITFLQFAAVGFVFMGVMQVVLGAFRGAGNTKTALAFSVFGLWLVRVPVTLALVFVLDLGPTGVWAGVVLGDIVGAIAAVAWFTRGTWKEAIVDDEGADDGRERELAAE from the coding sequence ATGCCCTCCGGCGACGCGTCGACCTCGAGTGACCTGACCCAGGGGTCGCTCCTGCGGCCGATGTTCGTGCTGGCCTGGCCGCTCGTGGCCATCCAGCTGCTGCAGGTCGCCTACAACGTCGGCGACACCTTCTGGCTGGGCGCGCTCTCACCGGAGGCCGTCGGTGCGGTGAGCCTCGCGTTTCCGCTGTTGTTCCTGTTGATCGCCGTCGGCGGCGGCTTCACGACGGCGGGTGCAATTCTGGTCGCCCAGCATATCGGCGCGGACACCGGCAAGACGGGACTCGTCGCCGGCCAGACGCTCTCGTTCGTCGGTCTGATCGCCGTCGTCCTCGGGATCGTCGGCTATTTCGCGACCGACCCGATGCTCGCGGCCCTCCCGACCGATCCCGAAACCGCGGACGTGATCATCCCGCTCGCTGCTGACTACCTGCGGGTGCTGTTTCTCGGCCTGCCGTTCGTCTTCGGCTTCTACGTCTTCGTCGCACTCATGCGCGGCTACGGCACCACTCGCGTTCCGATGTGGGTGATGTTCGGCAGTGTCGTCCTCAACATCGTCATCGACCCGCTGTTCATCTTCGGGGTCGGCCCCTTCCCACGGCTCGAGGTCACCGGCGCGGCCGTCGCGACCGTCATCTCGCGTGGGCTGGCGACCGTCGTCGGCGTCGGTTTGCTGTACTTCACGGACGTCGGCCCCGACGTTCAGTTTCCACACCTGCGGCCGCGTCTCGAGTGGGTGCGAGAGATTTTGCGCATCGGGACGCCGACGGCCCTCGAGCAGTCGATGACGGCGCTGGCGATGGTCGCGATGATCGCCATCGTCGTGACGTTCCCGCCGGCGGTCGTCGCCGCCTACGGGCTGGGAAGTCGGCTGATCTCGCTCGCGTTCCTGCCGGCGATGGGCGTGGGGCAGTCGATGGACGCTATCGTCGGCCAGAACCTCGGTGCCGAGCGGCCGGACCGGGCGGAAAAGGCGACCTGGATCGGTGCGAGCGTCGTCGGGTCGATCATGGCCGTCGTCGGCGCGATCGCGTTCGCGTTCCCGGAGCCGTTCGTCGCGGTGTTCCTCACGGCCGAAGAAGCCGGCCGCGCGGCCACGATCGCTCACGGGATAACCTTCCTGCAGTTTGCGGCCGTGGGGTTCGTCTTCATGGGCGTGATGCAGGTCGTCCTCGGGGCGTTCCGCGGCGCGGGGAACACCAAGACGGCACTGGCCTTCTCGGTGTTCGGCCTCTGGCTCGTGCGGGTCCCGGTGACGCTGGCCCTCGTTTTCGTCCTCGACCTCGGACCGACCGGCGTCTGGGCTGGCGTCGTCCTCGGGGACATCGTGGGTGCTATCGCCGCCGTCGCGTGGTTCACCCGTGGCACCTGGAAAGAAGCGATCGTCGACGACGAGGGGGCAGACGACGGCCGAGAGCGTGAACTCGCCGCCGAGTGA